Genomic segment of Malus domestica chromosome 15, GDT2T_hap1:
tcctctcttttttcttttttttttgggtgaatgaaggtgtttcttttgtttatatggTTGATCATATAGAGGATAGTCttaataaatagataaaaaaattatgaaagaatTCATTACATCATGTGATGGGGTGGCAGTATTTTTATTAAGATTATTAAGGTTTAAGCCAGATTTCAGTGGTTGTAAAGTAAGAAGCATTAGCGGGCCAACTTATTATGTTGGACTTTTGTAAGTCGGGTTCTAGAAGCGATTTTTTTGGGTTATGACTTTCGCCGAGAGTCTCATGTGTAAAGAGACGTCTatctaattgaagatggaagtCTTGGCCAAACAAGTTTTGCAGTTGGTAATAAGTCCAACGAAGAAAATTCGCCGAGGATTTTAACTTGGGTTAGGACGAACCAAGGTGTATTTTCACCTAGGTTCATTAAGAGCAGCTCCAGCGGGAGCTCCTGCTCGAGGGACAAGCTCTGGAACAGGGCTTAATTGCCCGAGGGAGGAAGTCCAGCGTTGGCTGGCGAGGGAGCCCGAGCACCCCCGAGCGCCAGGCCCGTCGATTCTCGCCGGCCCGAGAGCCTGAGGTGGGTTTGACGTCAGCTGACGTCAAACGtctgttttaatgtttttttttctgttagGCCTCGAACTCCTCCAACATCGCGCCGTTCTCGTCCACAATCCCCATCCTCTCCAGCTCCAGTGGTGGTCACggtggaggaggagaaggagctgACGGAGGATTCGGAGCATGCGATTCCGGCGTCTGCGATGCGAGAGACGGAGACTGCGCAGTGGAGGACATGGCGGtggaggagaagaaggggagggAGAGGAGGGCAACGACGTCTGCAATGAGGGGGGTTGCttcgtagagagagagagagagagaaatgagagacaGAGGGCTAGGAAACATGAAGAGTGTTCTGGAAAAAACGAGAGAATGGTTGTCGGCTGAGTTTGAAAAAATGAAATGGAAAAGGaataggaaaaaagaaaaaggaaaacaattaaaaattattttgcattattttataaataaaaaaaatactaatattttattgccaattgccagggctattcaatgcaggggtggagatgcaaaagacaatTGCCAGGGGAATGCACTATTCATTAAGGGCGgttactgttcactgggtggattaaatagtgaatagcctgGGAGGAGGGCTCCTACattggagttgctctaagggaTACGTCTAACCAGCAGACAGTGGAGGAGCCAATGTGGGCATTGGCTGCTACTGACCCCAACAACTTCTAATCTCTCCCCTTTAAATACTTAAATGACTCTTATAATACTTAAGGCAAGCACAATAGAGaccatttattattatttctattaattaatgaaattctTTTTGTCAATTAAAAGAGGGTAAAAAGACAACTAAGTCTTCtatcacataaaaaaaatgataggcaataatgtaatttcacatgtctaaattttactattttttattgaagcctcacttacagatgatgttaaaatatctctaatatttaaaattaaaacaaaaaaaaaaccaaaaacaaaaacctcacACTCCCCCCCCCCACGTTCTCtattggtacgtgggacgggacgggacagaaCGGGACGagccgttccgtcccacgtttggtgcgcttaaaaactgtggaacgggttatcccatgggacgaaatttgactaatttttcgttccacctcttccccctggaacgacccgttccacatccgtggaacacaaatttataacattttatgacaaaatttctccttatctttttcaatatttacatcatccgttccgtcctgtcccgtcccgttccgtcccgtctgcgtaccaaacggtacttATCTCTCCCTCCCcctttctccttctcattttcttaaaaaatgtgttcatacacacaaagtgtgtaggcgAATACtagtttttataattaaatcaTACCAAAGCTACAACGTTTTCAAAATAGAGACAACTTTTCTAGTGATAAATATTGTAAAGAATCCACATCATATGAAAAATCAATGGTTGAATGATAGCTTGGTTGTATAcaataaaaaatgaatgaaaatcaATGGTTAAATGATAACATAGTTATATATGATGAAAAATATATTTGATTATGTTGATTGTGATACGACATTTCTAAAATATGAGAACATATCGTCACCAATTACAAATGAAAGTATATATATTTAGATTTCAGAAGCTTCTTGTTCGTCACCCCATTATGGTAAATTTCTGAATCCGCGACTACTAGCGGAGACCTAATTCGATATAGATATGAATTGGTTAAAAGATAAAATCATGTGTGGCATAGTTAAATCTCTTTTTGGCCCAGCACAAATATCAACTTGTTTCAAACTGAAAGTTCGAGTTGGCAACCTGTGAAAACTGTTTAACATTTAAGAGAGTAGATGAGGAAGTTGTGCTAGTGCCGATGCTGCTTGCGCTAGTCATTTAGGGGATTACTGTTTGTGTGTGAAAATTATCTCCAAATCACTGAAAAATTGCAACCATTGCGACAGCACTTATATCTGTACTTGTTCATTAATGAACTGCTATCCCTTGTAAAAAGAAAAGCCTCATTCATGATGTAGTTAGGTCCTACATTTACAAAATATAACATTCCTTATAAATGTATGACAATTACCACCAGCGAGTGGAAACTAAGAGTATTACAGAAGCAGTCCCAAAATACATTGCTTTTCAAGTTTACCACTTCTTGATCTCTCCCTCACAAGATTGAAGAATATTCAAAATCTATCAGATATACCTAGTTTGCCATCATGATTTGATTCAATTCCAAACTAATGTCCCTTAATCTTGCCTTCTCCAAGATCAATTGTAAGAAAATGAttaaaggaatgtatttgaaaaacacacacacacaatatacgAAGAACTTGAGCGACCAGAATATGATTGTTAATGTCTTCATTTTAAGAAAAATGCCGGAGTCGTCCCTGCGCCTACGGGCATCGAATAATCAACATCATCCATTATCCCTGCAACACACAGCTTGAATCAACTACATGAtcccaaaacaaaatgcaaTCCACACCAAACGCAAACTCGCATTTCGATTGGATCTTCACACAAACACATGCATCTATTACCAATCAAATATCTTCATAACAAAAGGCAAAAAAACAAGCAAGGAAACTAAGGAACTCCTTGTTGGTTAATAGCTTCAGGGGCAGAAATATCACCCTGAGAGGAGACAGTGGTGCCGGAAACGGTGGGGGCTTCTGTGGAGCCAGCACCTCGCCCTGGCTCCACCTGTTGGTGGCCTTCCGTTCCGTATGCCTGGCGCTTGTAATCCTCCAGGTTATCGTACTGCAGGTACGGACTGTCCTTCATCGACAGCTCTTCCTCCACCTTCCCTTTTGCTTCGCCCTCAGCTGGCTTTCTGCTCTGCTGCTTTTGGTTGCTCGCCATCTCAGAGATCTTGATTTCTAGGCTATTTGTCTTCCAATATTTCACTGGTTTTCTCATGGTTTGCATGGCTTTTATGATGTTTTGGTAGTGCTCTCTGACTCTGCCACGTGTTTGGATGAGGACACGTGTCGCACAATGTGGCTGGTCAGCTACAATTTTCTTGTGCGGCATGCTACATATGTCGACGACAATAAAATCGGGTAAGCTAAAAAAAGGACAACAGAGTAGGATCTGGGAGAAGACACGAATTATGATCCAATTCTTATGAATGAGGATTTTCTCTGGATTTTCTTTGTGAAGATTCTTGAAATTTTTAAATCGTGTTTGTTCATCGTATATAGTGCagtaaaaattatttaaatatttttatttaaaattaaacatgaacaaTATCGAATGAAAACTTACCTCACGATATACGAAGAACAGACACGATTTGAGGATCTccgatccgaagaggatcctcattccagTTCTTATAGTCTATAGATATatgatatgattttttttggtcaattggAATTCCATTAAAAAGCAACATGGAGAAGAGAATACAGATAGACTCCTTAGAAAAGGAGAAGATAAGCACAGCTCTTACATAGAGCAGGAACAGACATGTTCCAGTAAGTAAGAACTAGCTATCTAGCCAAACAGCAGGCTACCAAAAAATCTACCTACACCCAAGATGGAGGGGCTATTCCGGCCCCACATGGGGATTATATAGAAGAAGGACAAGGGACGCCATCCCTAGACAGAACACCGACAAAAGAGGGAGCAGGCACAGAGTCCCATTTCGAAGAGCACACCCTTTGTATCGCCAACGATGCAGCTGCGTGAGCTGCTTTGTTTGCTGACCTAGGAATCCATTTCCAATGAAGAGAAGAGAACAAGCAAGCATGTCTCCTCATTTCTCCCACAATCATTTTCTGAATTATGTCCATAACATTTTTGCAATCATTTTCCAAAACCATATTACGATGGCCGtaagtttcaaaatttcaaatatagTTTCAGCTTCCACTTCTTTAGGTGACCGAATCAAATGGATGCAattcaccccccccccccccccccccaatcagACTACCCACTGAGTCTCTCATAACAACTCCAATGTCAACTGCTAATGGATTGCCCTTCCAGGCGCCATTTACATTAACTTTGATCATGTGATATGTAGGAGGGCACAATGCAACAACCTGCACTCCATTCCCACTATTCCCTTTGCGTGACTAATTCTAGATCGGTGACTCATAATTTCAGCAACGGACAAACGACATTTGTGGTTCACTTGGACAGGAATGGGAATAGAaacctttctttccaaatttcccAGCAAGTAATCCCAAGAACAATAATGAGCTGATTACAGTCAGGTGCCGGAGACGATTTGATCATCCCTAAAAACCATTTATCAAACCTGATTATACAATGTGGGCTCGGTAAGTAGCTCAAAAGATAACCAAACCACATCGGCCGAGTCCATGGACAAAGCAACCACATGTGTTTAATCGGCTCATCATCTACCAGGCAAATAGGGCAACATGCGTTGTTTGCAAGATGTCTTCGAGATAGGATCAACTTGGTTGGGAGAAAAGAAGACATAGCTTGCCACAGAAAGTTGCAAATCTTAGGAAGTAACTTCACACTCCAAACAAACTTCCATATTTTCTTGTCGACTTGATGAGAAGAGTGTTGGTGGACAACAATATTTTGATATTTAAATTTGAGTCTCCAAAAGTAACCACTTTTCACTATGTACACACCATCCTTCGTCCAAGGCCAGATAAGACGATTCGGGATATCCAACAGGTAAAGCAGGATAGCACGAATCAGACTCAtatcttcttccttcaacagATGCTCATATATACTCAAATTCCACGTTGAGTCTTCTCTCCCAATCAAGTCACACACAAGAGACAGAGCACATCCCGGTAGAATTGCTTGAGGAGTGGGCTTCAGTCTTTCCATATCGGGGAGCCAGTTGTCATTCCATGCCTTCACAGTTTCACCATTACCAATCTGCCACAAAGCACCATTTTCCATCATTTTTCTACCCTCCAAAAGGCTAACCCAAACCCATGAAAGATGTGAACCTCGAGTAGCTTGAAGGAAGTCACAATTTGGAAAGTAACGTGCCTTAAGAATTATGACCCATAGAGCGTCGGGGTTGCAAATGATTCTCCAACACTGCTTCCCAAGAAGAGCATCATTGAAACTTTCAATATCTCTAAATCCTATTCCTCCTTTAAACTTGGGGTTGCATAAACTTCCCCAAGTACTTCAATGAATCTTCTTCTCGTCCTCACAATCTCCCCATCAAAAACTGCTCATATCTCCATTAATAGCTTTGCATAAAGTGGTGGGAAATTTAAAGCAAGTCATCGGATAAGCCAGGACCGCGAGAGCCATGACTTTGATAAGAACTTCTCTCCTCGCCATTGACAAGCGAGAGGCCTTCCAACCCTTAATCTTCTTCGAAATCCTTTCTCTGATGTAACCCAATGCTGCTCTTTTAGACCTTCCCCAAATAGATGGCAATCCCAATTACACCCCCGGGTCATCCGTAGCTGGAATTCTTATAATTGCACACATTTCTGTCTTGGCATCCACCGTAGTATTGTCACTAAAGTAGACAGAGGATTTATCATAATTGATTTGTTGTCTTGAAGCAACGTAATAAACATCGAAAATCTTCATAATATTGTGACAATTCTCCACAGTGGCACGAAGGAAGAAAAGTGAGTCGTCGGTGAAAAAGATAGGTTATAGCATGGGGCCACCTCTGCTAATAGTCATCCTCTGCACAAAATTCACATTAGTAGCATAACATATGTTTTGTGAAAGCACTTCGCTCACCAAGAGGAAGAGGTAGGGAGAGGATCCCCTTGCCTCAATCCCCTTGATGGGTTGAAAAACTTCCCCGGCTTCCCATTGATCAACATCAACAAAGAAGTAGTTCTAATACAACGCCACCCAAGAAATATCAAACCCCATTCTCAACATATATAGTCAGGGCTCGGCCCTGAGAATTTAGGGGTCCTGTGCAATATTTAGATAGAGGCCCTTCATCTTTTTTAATattgtattttctttgttattttttttcaatttgtatctataaaatttaaatactaaaattagaGCACCAAATTATAAGTATTATTTGAGTGGACAAGAGTGCTTCCTGTCTTGAAAGATCTTCAGTTCGAAATATGTTGCATGGTTTTTTTGCGTAAAACTTATCAACTTTTTAAGTTAATAAATttgcaaaacttaaaaataGCAAAATAGTTCCACAAGGACTTGAACCCAGGCCATGTACAAGAAGATTGAAGGCTTACACCACTAGCTCTAGTATGGTAATTATCATTATCTTGCACATTTAAGTACATAATATGTATCTGTTGACATGTAAAGAAAATTTGGGGACCTTTTCGAATCGGGGGCCATGTGCGGTGTCACTTTTTGCACACCCTCATGGCCGGCTCTGTATATAGTCTCCTCCAAAAGGTCCCACTCCACCCTATCATAAGCTTTGTTCATGTCTAATTTCAAAGCCAACTCACAcctctttccttttttcttgaGTTTCAAGTAGTGGTAAGCTTCATAGGCTAGAAAAAGATTGTCATGGTTTTGACGGTTAGGCACAAAAGCATTTTGGTGGTAGGATATAATATATGGTAGGATGGTTTTGAGGCGGTTGGAAAGAACTGTCGATAAAATCTTGTAAGAGTTGTTGCAAAGGCTAATAGGTCTGAATTGACTTGTATTTTCTGGGTTAGGGACTTTCAGAATAAGGGCAATATGGGTTTTGTTGAGTTGGTGTAGATATAACAA
This window contains:
- the LOC114821629 gene encoding uncharacterized protein, with the translated sequence MQTMRKPVKYWKTNSLEIKISEMASNQKQQSRKPAEGEAKGKVEEELSMKDSPYLQYDNLEDYKRQAYGTEGHQQVEPGRGAGSTEAPTVSGTTVSSQGIMDDVDYSMPVGAGTTPAFFLK